From a single Paenibacillus sp. FSL R5-0345 genomic region:
- a CDS encoding Nif3-like dinuclear metal center hexameric protein, whose product MLAKGQTVIQYMEQLAPKHLAEEWDKVGLQLGSLQKEITNVLVALDVNDEVVEEAIRLGCNLIIAHHAIIFRPLQGIQTDTPMGRMYEKLIKNDIAVYISHTNLDVTEGGMNDWMAEALGIENGVPIKDIHSEQLSKLVVFVPKDHHQKVLDAILNAGAGAIGNYSHCSFNIEGYGTFIPGEGTDPYIGEKGKLERAEEIRIETIVPHTIRNKVVQAMLKAHPYEEVAYDLYTMDLKGRSLGLGRVGKLKEPTTLGQFVETVKKGLKVDHVRVVGDLERPIRKAAVLGGSGGKYYNSAIFRGADVLVTGDLDYHTAQDAVLAGITLIDPGHNAEKIMKEKVAEWMTGKLVEHKYDTAVHASQVNTEPFKFL is encoded by the coding sequence ATGCTTGCCAAAGGACAAACAGTAATTCAATATATGGAGCAACTGGCTCCGAAACATTTAGCCGAAGAGTGGGACAAAGTCGGTCTGCAACTAGGTTCCTTACAAAAAGAAATTACCAATGTGCTGGTTGCACTGGATGTTAATGATGAAGTCGTCGAAGAAGCGATTAGACTCGGCTGTAATCTAATCATAGCCCACCATGCGATTATTTTCCGTCCACTTCAAGGGATTCAGACCGATACACCGATGGGTAGAATGTATGAAAAACTGATCAAAAATGACATCGCGGTATATATCAGTCATACGAATCTGGATGTTACTGAAGGTGGAATGAACGATTGGATGGCGGAAGCTCTGGGCATAGAGAACGGAGTGCCTATCAAAGACATTCATTCAGAGCAATTGTCGAAGTTGGTGGTATTTGTGCCAAAAGACCACCATCAGAAAGTGTTGGATGCTATCCTGAATGCAGGAGCAGGGGCAATTGGGAACTATAGTCATTGCAGCTTCAATATCGAGGGATACGGAACTTTTATTCCGGGAGAAGGCACAGACCCTTATATCGGGGAAAAAGGTAAGCTGGAGCGTGCCGAAGAGATTCGTATTGAGACGATCGTGCCACACACTATCCGCAATAAAGTGGTACAGGCTATGCTCAAGGCTCATCCGTATGAAGAAGTTGCCTACGATTTGTACACGATGGATCTTAAAGGTCGCAGTTTAGGGCTTGGGCGAGTAGGTAAGCTCAAAGAGCCTACAACACTTGGGCAATTCGTTGAGACGGTAAAAAAAGGCCTGAAGGTAGACCATGTTCGTGTTGTGGGTGATTTGGAGCGTCCGATTCGTAAGGCTGCTGTTCTCGGCGGTTCCGGTGGAAAGTATTATAATAGTGCTATTTTCCGTGGTGCGGATGTACTGGTTACCGGTGACCTTGATTACCATACAGCACAGGATGCCGTGCTTGCTGGTATCACTCTGATTGATCCGGGACATAACGCGGAGAAGATCATGAAAGAGAAAGTAGCAGAGTGGATGACGGGGAAACTAGTGGAGCATAAGTACGATACAGCTGTACATGCTTCGCAGGTGAATACGGAGCCATTTAAGTTTCTATAA